The Flavobacterium sp. HJ-32-4 genome contains a region encoding:
- a CDS encoding triple tyrosine motif-containing protein, with protein MALLLLFQTFAEAQIKSIGLPEIRNYRKSEYGGATQNWCADQDGNGNLYFANNNGLLQFDGSSWTLYPLPERPAVRSLKVGKNHRIYVGGYNEFGYFAAGANGKLSYHSLSKRLTRESRDLIDFIWKIHTSGDEVIFQAFTSIYSYKEDKLSVVEAPERFQFSFLVEAQLYVQDMKNGLMRYREGRLSALPGTTDLNNTEVWGIFQMGGDQLLITTIDKGLFIYQGGRLRPWASEANDFMRRNSCLGGAAIGDRFIALNSVSDGVIVVDYAGHIVQHINRKKGLQNNTILGSFVDSADNLWLALDNGVTFVNENSPFTFFGFSYELSSVYASVIYDGRLYVATNRGVYVHDWSVPFRQDTFELVEGTTGQAWSLSVIDGELLCGHNRGALVLKGNRVVRVIDSKGYWCFRKIPSRLNIMMGANYSGFGIFERTSSGWKLTNQVAGFDKSTGTFEMDERFAWFRKDGQLFQMQLSEDLSRFKSIKVYTSLSSKDKGIGGVQAIGGKIYFQANNHFYTYSRQEDAFRPEQYYTGLFSKVPPTRSIFEDAEGNIWYIHGESIGAFMRSGAGYTHVSEPFSNLKGELVANYENVYTSGPGNIFIGLAEGLVHYDSGLQRNFNDRPTVYVRSFTFGDEVRIFGNGPKRAEEYDLSYDQNNVKFTFSAPIYEGRENVMFSYKLEGFDGKWSPWSRGSVKEYTNLHEGDYRMLVRVRNSFGIVSATTTLPFHVAPPWYRHPLAYVVYIILAVLAFYYIRIRISAHIRRNKYYETLEQRRLYLEKEARIRQEQYELEKEIERLKNERLRISLLTKDKELVNNSLQVVKKNKILNGIIQKIKDIDAERLDEGARSQITRIHKSITKEVSADKSWKDLEKHIRNVHFDFLKRLKEQFPTISPRELDLATYLLMNMSTKEIAEVMNISQGGVELARYRLRKKLGLTKKENLVGFLMSI; from the coding sequence GTGGCGCTTTTACTGCTTTTTCAAACGTTTGCGGAAGCACAGATCAAGTCGATTGGCCTACCTGAGATACGGAATTACCGAAAATCGGAGTACGGAGGGGCCACTCAGAACTGGTGCGCCGACCAAGATGGAAATGGGAATCTCTACTTTGCCAACAATAATGGATTACTTCAGTTCGATGGCTCATCGTGGACGCTTTATCCGCTTCCCGAACGTCCCGCGGTCCGGTCATTAAAGGTGGGGAAGAACCATCGTATCTATGTCGGAGGCTACAACGAGTTCGGGTATTTTGCGGCGGGGGCCAACGGAAAGCTCAGCTATCACTCCTTGTCGAAACGACTTACTAGGGAATCACGCGACTTAATTGACTTCATCTGGAAGATACACACGTCCGGTGACGAAGTCATTTTTCAGGCGTTTACCTCTATCTATAGTTATAAGGAGGATAAACTCAGCGTCGTTGAAGCGCCCGAGCGGTTTCAGTTTTCTTTTTTGGTGGAGGCGCAGCTCTATGTGCAGGACATGAAGAATGGACTCATGCGATATCGCGAAGGAAGGCTGTCGGCACTTCCGGGCACAACGGATCTTAATAATACAGAGGTATGGGGTATTTTTCAGATGGGCGGCGACCAGCTTCTGATAACCACCATCGATAAAGGACTTTTCATCTATCAGGGCGGACGCTTGCGTCCGTGGGCAAGCGAGGCTAACGATTTTATGCGCCGGAATAGCTGTCTGGGTGGCGCGGCAATCGGCGACCGTTTCATTGCCCTGAACTCGGTGTCGGATGGGGTTATTGTGGTCGATTACGCCGGCCATATTGTCCAACATATCAATAGGAAGAAAGGGCTTCAGAACAATACCATCCTGGGCTCATTTGTAGATTCGGCTGATAATCTTTGGTTGGCTCTTGACAATGGCGTGACGTTTGTCAACGAGAATTCACCTTTTACGTTTTTCGGGTTCAGCTACGAACTTAGTTCGGTCTACGCGTCTGTTATCTATGACGGGCGCCTGTATGTAGCGACCAATCGCGGCGTGTATGTGCACGACTGGAGCGTTCCGTTCCGGCAGGATACGTTTGAATTGGTAGAAGGCACCACCGGTCAGGCCTGGAGTCTTAGCGTCATCGACGGGGAGTTGCTATGCGGACACAATCGCGGTGCGCTGGTATTGAAGGGTAATCGCGTGGTGAGGGTCATCGATTCAAAAGGCTATTGGTGCTTCCGGAAGATTCCTTCGCGCCTCAACATCATGATGGGTGCAAATTACAGTGGGTTTGGGATTTTCGAACGCACGTCATCCGGTTGGAAGCTTACGAATCAGGTGGCGGGTTTTGATAAGTCAACGGGTACTTTTGAAATGGATGAACGCTTTGCGTGGTTCCGAAAGGACGGCCAGTTGTTCCAAATGCAGCTTTCAGAGGATTTAAGCCGCTTTAAGTCTATAAAGGTCTATACCTCACTTTCTTCAAAAGACAAAGGCATCGGTGGCGTTCAGGCGATCGGGGGAAAGATTTATTTCCAGGCTAACAATCATTTTTATACCTATTCGAGGCAGGAAGATGCCTTCAGGCCTGAGCAGTACTATACCGGACTCTTTTCGAAAGTACCACCCACCCGCAGCATATTCGAGGATGCGGAAGGTAATATATGGTACATCCACGGAGAGTCAATTGGGGCGTTCATGCGCAGTGGCGCCGGCTATACCCACGTGAGCGAACCGTTCTCGAACCTGAAGGGGGAACTGGTTGCCAATTATGAAAATGTGTATACTTCGGGGCCCGGTAATATCTTCATCGGATTGGCTGAGGGATTGGTGCACTATGATTCAGGACTGCAGCGGAATTTCAACGATCGTCCCACTGTCTATGTTCGGAGTTTCACTTTTGGTGACGAAGTGCGTATCTTCGGAAATGGACCGAAGCGCGCGGAGGAATATGATTTATCATACGACCAGAACAACGTGAAGTTTACCTTTTCGGCACCCATTTATGAGGGTCGTGAAAATGTAATGTTCTCCTATAAGCTGGAAGGGTTTGATGGAAAATGGAGTCCGTGGTCACGCGGTTCTGTAAAGGAATACACGAACTTACATGAAGGTGACTACCGCATGCTGGTTCGTGTACGCAACAGCTTCGGCATCGTGTCCGCTACCACCACGCTCCCGTTTCATGTGGCGCCGCCCTGGTATCGGCACCCATTGGCCTATGTGGTATATATCATCCTGGCCGTACTCGCTTTCTATTACATCCGGATCCGGATATCGGCCCATATCCGACGCAATAAATATTATGAGACATTGGAGCAGCGCCGCCTTTACCTCGAAAAAGAAGCGCGTATCCGGCAGGAGCAGTATGAGTTGGAGAAAGAGATCGAACGACTCAAAAACGAACGGCTTCGGATCAGTTTGCTCACGAAGGATAAAGAGCTGGTCAACAATTCGCTCCAGGTAGTGAAGAAGAATAAAATACTGAATGGCATCATCCAGAAGATCAAGGACATCGATGCCGAACGACTGGACGAGGGTGCGCGTTCACAGATTACCCGCATCCACAAAAGCATTACCAAAGAGGTGAGTGCCGATAAGAGTTGGAAAGACCTTGAAAAGCATATCCGAAACGTGCATTTTGACTTTTTGAAGCGCTTGAAAGAGCAGTTTCCGACCATTTCACCCCGCGAGCTTGATCTTGCTACCTATCTTTTGATGAACATGTCAACCAAGGAAATCGCAGAGGTAATGAATATCTCGCAGGGAGGGGTCGAACTGGCTCGTTACCGATTACGCAAGAAACTCGGACTCACTAAAAAAGAGAACCTGGTAGGCTTCCTGATGAGTATTTAA
- the murF gene encoding UDP-N-acetylmuramoyl-tripeptide--D-alanyl-D-alanine ligase, which produces MEIHELHRLFLDCNGLSTDTRKIGDGSMFFALKGANFDANTFANDALSKGASYAVIDNPAYQTGPRTLLVEDALTALQELAAYHRNYLNIPIIALTGSNGKTTTKELIHAVLKQQYNAHATVGNLNNHIGVPLTLLSFSDDTEIGIVEMGANHQKEIEFLCSIATPDYGYITNFGKAHLEGFGGFEGVIKGKSELYEYLGEGQKTAIINLDDPIQREKSGHLRRITFGTNVSEADVVFHTPVADPFVITSYGATEIHSHLIGLYNASNIHAAIVIGRHFDIPDTLIKAGIEGYVPSNNRSQIVKKGSNDIILDAYNANPSSMREALRNLSALNKKTKYAVLGDMFELGNEGRQEHLDIVSLTRELGIPALFIGKSFFEHQDMASGQNFFADFDSAAAYLQKHTPTNATLLIKGSRGMALERLMDVL; this is translated from the coding sequence ATGGAAATACACGAATTACACCGCCTTTTCCTGGATTGTAACGGCCTATCCACCGACACCCGGAAAATCGGCGACGGCTCAATGTTCTTTGCTTTGAAAGGAGCCAACTTTGATGCCAATACATTTGCAAATGATGCGCTTTCGAAAGGCGCTTCCTATGCCGTCATCGATAACCCTGCCTACCAAACCGGTCCTCGCACCCTGCTCGTCGAAGACGCTCTCACCGCATTGCAGGAACTCGCGGCCTATCACCGGAACTATCTGAATATACCTATCATTGCGCTAACGGGAAGTAATGGTAAGACTACGACAAAAGAACTGATCCATGCCGTACTGAAACAGCAGTATAACGCACATGCCACGGTGGGTAACCTAAACAACCATATTGGCGTGCCGCTCACCCTCCTTTCCTTTTCAGACGATACCGAAATCGGGATTGTGGAAATGGGCGCCAACCACCAAAAAGAAATCGAATTCCTGTGCTCAATTGCGACGCCTGATTACGGTTATATCACGAATTTCGGTAAGGCGCATTTAGAGGGCTTCGGCGGTTTTGAAGGTGTTATTAAAGGGAAAAGCGAATTGTATGAGTACCTGGGTGAAGGGCAGAAAACCGCGATCATCAACCTTGACGACCCCATCCAGCGCGAAAAATCCGGTCACCTACGGCGTATCACGTTTGGCACAAATGTATCCGAAGCGGATGTGGTGTTCCATACGCCCGTAGCCGACCCTTTTGTCATTACATCGTACGGCGCCACTGAAATACACTCGCATCTTATCGGTCTTTACAACGCTTCAAACATACATGCCGCCATCGTTATCGGCCGCCATTTTGATATTCCCGATACGTTGATAAAGGCAGGGATTGAAGGATACGTGCCTTCAAATAACCGGTCACAAATTGTAAAGAAAGGCTCGAACGACATCATCCTCGACGCCTATAACGCCAACCCGAGCAGCATGCGCGAGGCGCTCCGAAACCTTTCCGCCCTTAATAAGAAAACGAAATACGCCGTACTGGGCGACATGTTTGAATTAGGAAACGAAGGCCGTCAGGAACACCTGGATATTGTGTCGCTGACCCGCGAATTGGGTATACCTGCGCTATTTATCGGCAAAAGTTTCTTCGAACATCAGGATATGGCATCCGGACAGAACTTTTTTGCGGATTTTGACTCGGCCGCGGCGTACCTGCAAAAGCACACACCAACAAATGCCACACTGCTAATCAAAGGTTCAAGGGGCATGGCGTTGGAACGTTTGATGGACGTACTTTAA
- the gldJ gene encoding gliding motility lipoprotein GldJ, with protein MKVHMQTAMKLMLTAALVLAFTACSKKGGSNVSSATGWKINDKKGGFQLNTRYKKQAPAPGLVLVEGGTFTMGKVQDDVMHDWNNSPTQQHVQSFYMDETEVTNAMYDEYLFWIKKVFPPTDDNYKNIYDGVLPDTLVWRNRLGYNETMTNNYLHHPAYANYPVVGVNWIQATEFAKWRTDRVNEAALEREGYLKRDAKTQDVEASATFSTETYLNAPTKAFGGNEEIVLKGRNGKAKPTTVKGKDGGSETKEATNIYAQRSSGLINPEYRLPTEAEWEYAAASDVGNREYNNYKGQKKYPWRGAYTRSGKRAYRGDQLANFKQGKGDYGGIAGWSDDGADITNAVKQYPPNDFGLYDMAGNVAEWVADVYRPIVDDEANDFNYYRGNVYTKNKIGEDGQIELVTTETIKYDTISNGRVMARDFPGQIAQVPVDEKETYLRQNFDRSDNRNYRDGDKQSTRYYDYGNSEEDVKKEVDTKRMYDSPLHNVSVDSLNQMERKYDKSNKRTTLVNDDARVYKGGSWRDRAYWLDPAQRRFFPQDMATDYIGFRCAMSRVGPKSDKKKRARN; from the coding sequence ATGAAAGTACACATGCAAACGGCAATGAAACTGATGCTCACAGCGGCATTGGTACTCGCTTTTACCGCCTGCAGCAAGAAGGGGGGCTCGAACGTTTCAAGCGCTACGGGCTGGAAAATTAACGACAAGAAAGGCGGCTTTCAATTGAATACCCGTTACAAGAAGCAGGCGCCAGCCCCGGGACTCGTCTTGGTGGAAGGTGGTACCTTCACAATGGGTAAGGTCCAGGACGACGTAATGCACGACTGGAACAATTCACCGACGCAGCAGCACGTGCAGTCGTTTTATATGGATGAAACGGAGGTAACGAATGCTATGTACGATGAATACCTGTTCTGGATCAAGAAAGTATTCCCGCCAACAGACGATAACTACAAAAACATCTATGACGGCGTATTGCCGGATACACTGGTGTGGCGTAACCGTTTGGGCTACAATGAAACCATGACCAACAACTACCTGCACCACCCGGCGTATGCCAACTATCCGGTGGTAGGCGTTAACTGGATCCAGGCTACAGAGTTCGCCAAATGGCGTACGGATCGTGTGAACGAAGCCGCTTTGGAGCGCGAAGGCTACCTGAAGCGTGACGCTAAAACACAGGATGTTGAGGCCAGTGCTACATTCAGCACAGAGACCTATCTGAATGCCCCGACCAAAGCATTTGGCGGAAACGAAGAAATCGTATTGAAAGGTCGTAATGGTAAGGCGAAACCGACTACTGTAAAAGGAAAAGACGGTGGCTCTGAAACGAAGGAAGCTACCAATATCTACGCCCAAAGAAGTTCAGGCCTTATCAATCCTGAATACCGCCTTCCAACCGAAGCGGAATGGGAATATGCAGCTGCTTCTGACGTAGGTAACCGTGAATACAATAATTACAAAGGCCAGAAGAAATACCCTTGGCGTGGTGCTTATACCCGTAGTGGTAAACGCGCGTACCGTGGCGACCAGTTGGCGAACTTCAAACAAGGTAAAGGTGACTACGGCGGAATCGCAGGTTGGTCAGACGACGGCGCCGACATCACGAATGCGGTGAAGCAATATCCACCAAACGACTTCGGTCTGTATGATATGGCAGGTAACGTTGCCGAGTGGGTTGCTGACGTATACCGTCCAATCGTTGACGACGAAGCGAACGACTTCAACTACTACCGTGGCAACGTATACACAAAGAATAAAATCGGTGAAGACGGACAAATCGAGTTGGTTACTACCGAAACTATTAAATACGATACGATCAGCAACGGACGCGTAATGGCACGTGACTTCCCGGGCCAAATCGCCCAAGTCCCGGTGGATGAGAAAGAAACCTACCTCCGTCAGAACTTCGATCGTAGCGACAACCGTAACTACCGTGATGGTGACAAGCAATCGACCCGTTATTACGACTACGGTAACAGCGAAGAAGACGTGAAAAAAGAAGTGGATACCAAGCGTATGTATGACTCTCCGCTTCACAACGTATCAGTCGACAGTCTGAACCAAATGGAGCGCAAGTACGATAAGTCAAACAAGCGTACGACATTGGTAAATGACGATGCACGTGTATACAAAGGAGGTTCCTGGAGAGATCGTGCCTACTGGCTCGATCCGGCTCAAAGAAGGTTCTTCCCTCAGGATATGGCAACCGATTACATTGGCTTCCGTTGCGCGATGTCACGTGTAGGTCCAAAATCTGACAAAAAGAAACGGGCTCGCAACTAA
- the porU gene encoding type IX secretion system sortase PorU, with product MKKLLLHCLLFFCVVSNAQIKGSQVVQWKAIAPSGPGETALRLPQFQAQHMIVDGRTLRFGLSVPVRQAVNESSLRLTEVDFETIGREALGDLDPAALPTDWSATLTNSNARGVMTAVLVVTPIIKDAAGFKRLRSFSYEASAAPPVFSTARDRFTPGNSVLASGDWYRFYVEKSGVYRISKSFLQSLGMKLGSVNPQNIKIYGNGGRMLPLSNAVDYPVDLTENAIYVKGGEDGSFDSEDYIVFYAEGTDNWSQENLSHNNLYSDKSYYYVTISGGAGKRIQPMPDLSGSTEPITTISEVDDYHFHEVDKTNIARMGRRWFGEDFAIDNEQSFDFELPDFVPGSQVNVSVTAAAAAFTNTSFSIKANGSDIGLISLLSLNTIGTEAADGVLNANFPAAADVEIAVAYDNNGVPGSKAYLDYIILRSKRQLKGNGKQFRFRYNAAATTDGIGQYQVANATSISEVWDVTDIFNVTTAVNNGQASFSFLAPLGEVREYIAVCPQDYLSPKKESQSKVVNQNLKGTIFQDNGAFRDIDYLIITPKVFATEAERLAAFHRTYSGLNVKVVNVESIYPEFSSGKQDIGAIRNFIRYVYKNASSDAKRVRYVNLFGDASFDFKNRIPNNTNFIPIYTATSSFSLSSTYISDDFFVLMDDNEGTMNATNSRGLDIAVGRMPVDDLAKAREMVDKVLEYHDAKSYGRWRNNFVLISDDVDEDWEATLEFGLDELGDEIHSQKPFVNIQKIHADSYVQESSSGGERYPGVYRDFIESLNQGALVFNYFGHGGEEGLASERIFDKASITELTNRYKYPLFVTITCEFTRFDNPFRPTAGEELFWKNQSGAIALVTTTRQISPTTGQAINEAFSSNLYGYGTNDLDSIAEALRRSKSNYGGVSLMVFFIGDPALHLAIPKPSIVLTQVNDAPIAGPVDDFKALSPMKVSGEVRDETGTTLLSDYNGELALTVYDKSLQSTTIGNDGTTNGSGLILLPFTNIGETLFRGNATVTGGKFDVRFVVPRDIRIPVDKGRISFYAKKTGQLMDQTGYNIDINVGGINTNATSDITGPTVRLYMNDESFVNGGITNTSPILLAILEDANGINTVSGIGHDIVGILDGDEANPYIMNQYYEAEADNYAKGRVRFPFKDLEPGLHTLTFKAWDVYNNPVTAEIQFVVVGEEILALKNVLNYPNPFVDYTEFWFTHNRPFEPLEVQVQVMTVTGKVVWTRNQTVVTDGFLSRDIKWDGRDDFGDRIGKGVYVYKLTVRSTTSGKQSEKFEKLVIL from the coding sequence ATGAAGAAATTACTGTTACATTGCCTTCTGTTCTTTTGCGTCGTGTCGAATGCCCAGATAAAAGGAAGCCAGGTAGTGCAGTGGAAAGCCATTGCGCCGTCCGGGCCGGGCGAGACCGCGCTTCGTTTGCCGCAGTTCCAGGCCCAGCACATGATCGTCGACGGACGCACGCTCCGGTTCGGCTTGTCGGTGCCGGTGCGCCAGGCGGTGAACGAGTCGTCATTGCGCCTTACCGAGGTTGATTTCGAAACCATCGGACGCGAAGCACTGGGTGATCTCGACCCCGCCGCGCTGCCCACAGACTGGAGCGCAACGCTGACGAATTCAAATGCGCGGGGCGTCATGACCGCTGTGTTGGTAGTAACACCTATTATAAAAGACGCCGCCGGATTCAAGAGGCTCCGTTCGTTTTCATATGAAGCGTCCGCCGCACCCCCTGTTTTTTCGACTGCCCGCGATCGTTTCACTCCCGGCAACTCCGTGTTGGCATCGGGTGACTGGTACCGTTTCTACGTAGAGAAGTCCGGTGTTTATCGCATTTCGAAGAGTTTCCTTCAGTCATTAGGGATGAAATTGGGATCCGTCAACCCCCAAAATATCAAGATTTATGGAAACGGTGGGCGTATGTTGCCACTCAGTAATGCCGTCGACTATCCCGTCGATCTGACCGAAAATGCCATCTATGTGAAAGGTGGAGAGGACGGCTCTTTCGATAGTGAAGACTACATTGTATTTTATGCGGAAGGAACCGACAACTGGAGTCAGGAGAACCTTTCCCACAATAACCTTTACTCGGACAAGTCCTATTATTATGTCACGATTTCCGGAGGCGCAGGCAAACGCATCCAACCTATGCCCGACCTTTCCGGTTCGACCGAACCCATAACCACCATCTCGGAGGTAGACGATTACCATTTCCATGAAGTCGACAAGACTAATATTGCCCGAATGGGACGCCGTTGGTTCGGGGAGGATTTTGCCATCGATAACGAACAGTCATTTGATTTCGAACTGCCCGATTTCGTGCCCGGAAGCCAGGTAAATGTGAGTGTTACCGCTGCTGCGGCGGCGTTCACCAACACCTCTTTCTCGATCAAGGCTAATGGCTCTGACATCGGTTTGATATCGCTATTGTCTCTTAATACGATCGGCACGGAAGCGGCAGATGGAGTATTGAACGCAAATTTTCCCGCTGCCGCTGATGTAGAAATCGCGGTCGCCTACGATAATAATGGGGTGCCCGGCTCGAAAGCCTACCTCGATTACATCATCCTTCGATCAAAACGGCAACTGAAAGGCAACGGCAAACAATTCCGGTTCCGGTATAACGCCGCGGCAACGACCGACGGTATCGGGCAGTACCAGGTCGCCAATGCCACGTCGATTTCGGAGGTGTGGGACGTAACCGATATTTTCAATGTGACAACGGCTGTCAACAATGGACAGGCGTCTTTTTCGTTTCTGGCGCCCCTCGGGGAAGTGCGTGAATATATTGCCGTTTGCCCACAGGATTACCTTTCACCGAAAAAAGAAAGCCAGTCAAAGGTGGTCAACCAAAATCTGAAAGGGACTATCTTCCAGGATAACGGTGCATTTCGCGATATCGATTATCTGATCATCACACCCAAAGTATTCGCAACCGAGGCCGAGCGTCTGGCTGCCTTCCACCGCACCTATTCCGGACTCAATGTCAAAGTGGTGAACGTTGAATCGATCTACCCGGAATTTTCATCCGGGAAGCAGGATATCGGCGCTATTCGCAATTTCATCCGCTACGTCTACAAGAACGCTTCATCCGATGCCAAACGCGTGCGGTATGTCAACCTTTTTGGCGACGCATCCTTCGACTTTAAAAACCGCATTCCGAACAACACGAATTTTATACCTATCTACACGGCCACAAGCTCCTTTTCGCTTTCTTCTACCTATATCTCGGATGACTTTTTTGTGCTGATGGATGACAACGAGGGAACCATGAATGCCACCAATTCCCGCGGACTCGATATCGCTGTAGGACGGATGCCGGTCGACGATCTGGCGAAGGCGCGTGAAATGGTAGATAAAGTCCTGGAATACCACGATGCCAAATCGTATGGACGTTGGCGGAACAACTTCGTTTTGATTTCCGATGACGTTGATGAAGATTGGGAAGCAACCCTCGAGTTTGGACTGGATGAACTGGGCGACGAAATCCATAGCCAGAAACCGTTTGTCAACATTCAGAAGATACACGCGGATTCGTATGTTCAGGAGAGCTCGTCGGGGGGAGAGCGCTATCCCGGCGTGTACCGCGATTTTATTGAATCGCTTAATCAGGGAGCCCTGGTGTTCAATTACTTCGGCCACGGCGGTGAGGAGGGGTTGGCCTCGGAACGCATTTTTGACAAGGCCTCTATTACAGAGCTGACCAACCGTTACAAGTATCCACTTTTCGTAACGATTACCTGCGAGTTTACCCGCTTCGATAACCCGTTCCGACCGACCGCGGGAGAAGAATTGTTTTGGAAGAACCAATCCGGCGCTATAGCCCTTGTGACGACCACACGGCAAATATCACCTACAACCGGACAGGCGATAAACGAAGCATTTTCGTCAAACCTGTATGGCTACGGCACTAACGATCTCGACTCGATAGCAGAAGCGTTACGGCGCTCGAAGTCTAATTACGGAGGCGTCTCGTTGATGGTGTTCTTTATCGGCGACCCGGCGTTGCATTTGGCCATCCCGAAGCCAAGTATTGTCCTGACACAGGTGAATGACGCCCCCATTGCCGGTCCTGTCGACGACTTCAAGGCGCTCAGTCCGATGAAGGTATCCGGCGAAGTCCGCGACGAAACGGGCACTACCTTGCTTTCGGATTACAACGGAGAGCTGGCTCTCACAGTGTATGATAAGTCCCTGCAGAGCACCACTATCGGAAACGACGGCACCACTAACGGTTCCGGGTTGATTCTGTTGCCATTTACGAACATTGGTGAAACGCTATTTCGCGGTAATGCCACGGTCACCGGTGGAAAGTTCGACGTGCGGTTTGTAGTGCCGCGCGACATCCGAATCCCGGTCGACAAGGGCCGTATCAGTTTCTACGCCAAGAAAACCGGTCAGTTGATGGACCAGACGGGCTATAACATCGACATCAACGTGGGCGGTATCAACACCAATGCTACAAGTGATATAACTGGGCCCACCGTGCGTTTGTATATGAACGACGAGAGCTTCGTCAACGGCGGTATCACCAACACGTCACCGATTTTGCTGGCGATCCTGGAGGATGCCAACGGTATCAATACGGTAAGTGGTATTGGCCATGACATCGTAGGCATACTCGACGGGGATGAAGCGAATCCGTACATCATGAATCAGTACTACGAAGCCGAAGCCGATAACTATGCAAAAGGCAGGGTTCGTTTCCCGTTCAAGGATCTCGAGCCCGGATTACATACCCTTACGTTCAAGGCCTGGGATGTATACAATAATCCCGTGACAGCGGAAATTCAATTCGTGGTGGTAGGAGAGGAGATCCTTGCATTGAAGAATGTATTGAACTATCCGAATCCCTTCGTCGACTATACGGAATTCTGGTTTACCCACAACCGGCCTTTTGAACCATTGGAGGTGCAGGTGCAGGTGATGACCGTAACCGGAAAGGTCGTCTGGACCCGAAACCAGACCGTTGTAACCGACGGATTTTTGTCGCGTGACATCAAATGGGACGGCCGTGACGACTTCGGCGACCGCATCGGAAAAGGCGTCTATGTCTATAAATTAACGGTGCGATCGACCACCTCGGGCAAGCAATCCGAAAAGTTCGAGAAACTTGTAATCCTCTGA
- the porV gene encoding type IX secretion system outer membrane channel protein PorV, which produces MKKIASLLIFLAAAQHISAQADSRVITTGVPFLLVAADARSAGLADQGVATSPDVFSQQYNPAKYAFSLDKQGFSVSYTPYLTDLVNGIALGQVTYYNRFGAEGRSAFAASLRYFGLGDIELTEGPDSPVRVVSPSEFALDGSYALKLSDRFSMSVAGRYIRSNLRIPDGISDASAATSFAVDIAGYYQSEEQAYTDFNGRWRAGFNFQNMGPKISYDSDDISTNFLPANMRLGGGFDFIFDEYNKVGVGIEFTKLLVPTPPKTTDMDGDGDIDDTDVQAAYDDYRKIGWVEGIFKSFGDAPDGISEELKEVTYSLGAEYLYQDSFAFRLGYFNENKDKGARKFFSLGAGFKYNVVKIDVSYLFSASKVRNPLENTLRFSLTFNFGEKYDEY; this is translated from the coding sequence ATGAAAAAAATTGCTAGTTTATTGATCTTCCTCGCTGCAGCACAGCACATTAGTGCGCAGGCAGACAGCAGGGTGATCACCACCGGCGTACCTTTCCTGCTGGTTGCGGCCGACGCTCGTTCGGCGGGTTTGGCCGATCAGGGGGTAGCCACTTCTCCGGATGTTTTCTCACAACAATACAACCCTGCCAAGTACGCTTTTTCATTGGATAAGCAAGGCTTTTCCGTAAGCTACACGCCGTATCTGACCGATTTGGTGAACGGAATCGCATTAGGGCAGGTGACCTACTACAACCGCTTCGGCGCGGAAGGACGGAGTGCCTTCGCGGCGAGTCTGCGGTATTTCGGACTTGGGGACATCGAACTCACGGAAGGACCCGATTCGCCTGTTCGAGTGGTATCACCGAGCGAATTCGCACTTGATGGGTCGTATGCCCTAAAGCTCAGTGACCGCTTCTCGATGTCGGTTGCCGGACGCTACATCCGCTCGAATCTCCGTATACCGGATGGTATCAGTGATGCGTCAGCTGCGACTTCTTTCGCCGTAGACATTGCCGGTTACTACCAGTCGGAGGAGCAAGCCTACACCGACTTCAACGGACGGTGGCGGGCTGGTTTCAATTTCCAGAACATGGGTCCGAAAATTAGCTATGATTCCGACGACATCAGTACCAACTTCCTACCGGCGAACATGCGATTGGGCGGGGGCTTCGATTTCATCTTCGACGAATACAATAAAGTAGGTGTTGGAATCGAGTTCACGAAGTTACTCGTACCGACACCTCCCAAGACGACCGATATGGACGGCGATGGGGACATCGATGATACCGACGTGCAGGCTGCCTATGACGATTATCGTAAAATCGGATGGGTGGAAGGGATTTTCAAATCCTTTGGTGACGCACCGGATGGCATAAGCGAAGAACTTAAAGAGGTCACCTACTCGCTCGGAGCGGAGTATCTCTATCAGGATTCGTTCGCTTTCCGTCTTGGCTACTTCAATGAAAATAAAGATAAAGGGGCACGTAAGTTCTTCTCACTTGGAGCAGGTTTCAAATACAATGTCGTTAAAATCGACGTGTCGTATCTCTTCTCGGCATCAAAAGTGCGCAACCCGCTCGAGAATACACTTCGTTTTTCCCTTACGTTCAACTTTGGAGAGAAATACGACGAATACTAG